One genomic segment of Drosophila melanogaster chromosome 3R includes these proteins:
- the naz gene encoding nazgul, isoform A, giving the protein MERLLTMFEEADPFATWWPTIAALTVGIVITVRTLMSGQRCPNDNQIKEQIVVVTGGNSGIGFEIAQALAGRGGRIILACRNLEAGKRAAAIIKRELGCRTPLNSLDEDDNPEDRYFVEARYLDLCSLRSVHHFAGQLMAEFERIDVLVNNAGVVFANTQMPTEDGFERHSQVNYLAPFLLTHLLLPHLQRSEQGRILFVSAHAHQGAKIDFDDPLNVGTWSVKFHAREAFAHSKLCVLLATRWMARELKGTSVTVNCCTPGLVRGTRHFRNSPLMSSLCVKAVTYPWMWLFMKNAYEGAQCAIRLATDPQLKEVTGEYFNDCEIAASSVTGQDKELAKKLYMQTIKTLESVTKLTVDREEYGLDLQLEMESELRLEEPAEAEPETETNQAADEKKWQGNGETKQP; this is encoded by the exons ATGGAACGATTGCTGACCATGTTCGAGGAGGCGGATCCCTTCGCCACGTGGTGGCCCACGATAGCGGCCCTCACGGTGGGCATTGTGATTACGGTGCG GACCTTAATGAGCGGCCAGCGCTGTCCGAACGATAATCAAATCAAGGAGCAAATCGTGGTGGTCACCGGCGGCAACAGCGGCATTGGCTTCGAAATAGCCCAGGCTCTGGCTGGCCGAGGTGGCCGGATAATCCTCGCCTGCCGCAATCTCGAGGCCGGGAAGCGGGCGGCGGCCATAATCAAACGTGAGCTGGGCTGCCGCACACCCCTGAATTCCTTGGATGAGGATGACAATCCGGAGGACAGGTACTTCGTGGAGGCACGCTACTTGGACCTCTGTTCGCTGCGCAGTGTCCATCACTTTGCCGGCCAGCTGATGGCGGAATTCGAGCGGATCGATGTGCTGGTGAACAATGCCGGAGTGGTATTCGCCAACACTCAGATGCCCACCGAGGATGGCTTCGAACGGCACAGCCAGGTGAACTATCTGGCCCCCTTCCTGTTGACCCACCTGCTCCTGCCACACTTGCAACGCTCGGAGCAAGGACGCATCCTCTTCGTTTCCGCCCATGCCCATCAGGGCGCCAAAATCGATTTCGACGATCCCCTGAATGTGGGCACCTGGTCGGTGAAGTTCCACGCCCGCGAAGCATTTGCCCACTCCAAGCTCTGCGTGCTCCTTGCCACCCGTTGGATGGCCAGGGAACTGAAAG GTACCTCGGTCACGGTCAACTGCTGTACGCCAGGACTCGTCCGTGGAACCCGCCATTTTCGCAA CTCGCCGCTGATGTCGTCCCTCTGCGTGAAGGCGGTCACCTATCCGTGGATGTGGCTGTTCATGAAGAATGCCTACGAGGGCGCCCAGTGCGCCATCCGCTTGGCCACCGATCCCCAGCTGAAGGAAGTCACCGGCGAGTACTTCAA TGATTGCGAAATTGCGGCAAGTTCGGTGACGGGCCAAGACAAGGAGTTGGCCAAGAAGCTGTATATGCAAACCATAAAAACCCTCGAAAGCGTTACCAAGCTAACCGTCGACAGGGAGGAGTACGGCTTGGATTTGCAGCTGGAGATGGAGTCTGAGCTGAGGCTGGAGGAACCGGCGGAAGcggaaccggaaacggaaacgaacCAGGCAGCGGATGAAAAGAAGTGGCAGGGGAATGGTGAGACGAAGCAGCCGTAG